Proteins from one Xenorhabdus griffiniae genomic window:
- the dut gene encoding dUTP diphosphatase produces MMKKIDVKILDPRIGQEFPLPTYATPGSAGLDLRACLDNAVELPPGQTELLPTGIAIHIADEQLAAVILPRSGLGHKHGVVLGNLVGLIDSDYQGQLMVSVWNRGDKTFIIEPGERIAQMVFVPVVQAEFNLVADFETSQRGSGGFGHSGRQ; encoded by the coding sequence ATGATGAAAAAAATCGACGTTAAAATCCTTGATCCCCGCATCGGGCAAGAATTTCCTTTACCGACTTATGCTACGCCTGGCTCTGCGGGTTTAGATTTACGTGCTTGTCTGGATAATGCGGTGGAACTACCTCCTGGCCAAACTGAGCTTCTGCCAACGGGGATTGCTATCCATATTGCAGATGAACAATTGGCGGCAGTGATTCTCCCTCGTTCTGGCCTGGGTCACAAACATGGCGTTGTTCTGGGTAATTTGGTGGGGCTTATCGATTCGGATTATCAGGGGCAATTGATGGTTTCAGTTTGGAACCGTGGTGATAAAACTTTCATCATCGAACCCGGTGAACGCATCGCCCAGATGGTTTTTGTACCCGTTGTACAGGCTGAATTTAATTTGGTTGCAGATTTTGAGACAAGCCAGCGTGGCAGTGGTGGATTTGGCCATTCCGGTCGTCAATAA
- the rph gene encoding ribonuclease PH, translating into MSLVGKRPAGRSAGQVRPIKMTRHYTKHAEGSVLVEFGDTKVLCNASVEEGIPRFLKGQGQGWITAEYGMLPRATNSRNAREAAKGKQTGRTMEIQRLIARSLRAAIDLKKLGEFTITLDCDVIQADGGTRTAAISGACVALVDALNKLVAEGKLKESPLKAMVAAVSVGIVEGEGRCDLEYVEDSAAETDMNIVMMDDGRMIEVQGTAEGEPFSHDELLSLLSLAKEGLDTIFKAQRDALEQEPLK; encoded by the coding sequence ATGAGCTTAGTAGGAAAGCGTCCAGCAGGAAGGTCAGCAGGGCAGGTGCGTCCTATTAAAATGACTCGTCATTACACCAAACATGCGGAAGGCTCTGTTTTGGTGGAATTTGGAGATACCAAAGTGTTATGTAATGCCTCTGTTGAAGAAGGAATTCCCCGTTTTCTAAAAGGCCAGGGACAAGGCTGGATCACCGCTGAATACGGCATGTTACCACGGGCAACCAATAGCCGTAATGCGCGCGAAGCTGCCAAAGGTAAGCAAACAGGCCGCACGATGGAAATCCAACGCCTGATTGCGCGTTCATTGCGTGCTGCCATCGACTTAAAAAAGCTGGGTGAATTCACTATTACGCTGGATTGTGATGTGATTCAAGCGGATGGCGGTACTCGTACTGCGGCTATTTCTGGCGCTTGTGTGGCTCTGGTCGATGCCCTAAATAAGCTAGTTGCGGAAGGCAAACTGAAAGAAAGCCCGCTAAAAGCAATGGTTGCGGCAGTGTCTGTTGGCATCGTTGAGGGTGAAGGACGTTGCGATCTGGAATATGTCGAAGACTCTGCGGCTGAAACTGACATGAATATCGTCATGATGGATGATGGCAGAATGATTGAAGTGCAGGGTACGGCAGAAGGTGAACCGTTCAGCCATGATGAGTTGCTCTCACTGCTTTCATTGGCAAAAGAGGGATTGGATACGATTTTCAAAGCGCAGCGAGATGCGTTAGAACAAGAACCATTAAAATAA
- a CDS encoding Arm DNA-binding domain-containing protein: MGNLHDKTVKKMIKEKSSVRHSDGDGLYLMPPKRGDAYWMLRYTTPTTKLRREYAIGKVDDWSLADARDETAKLRLAIKREGADPVQERKKVNQNPFKTLNDLYADYHQLRQREIATHEKEKSLCEREVALRISKVELDKI; this comes from the coding sequence ATGGGCAATTTACATGACAAAACGGTCAAAAAAATGATCAAGGAAAAATCATCCGTCCGGCACTCCGATGGTGATGGTTTGTATTTGATGCCCCCCAAGCGTGGTGATGCCTACTGGATGCTGCGCTATACCACTCCAACGACCAAGCTCCGGCGTGAGTACGCTATCGGTAAAGTTGATGACTGGTCACTGGCCGATGCACGTGATGAGACGGCCAAGTTGAGGTTGGCGATAAAACGCGAAGGAGCCGATCCCGTCCAAGAACGTAAGAAGGTTAATCAGAATCCCTTTAAAACACTGAATGATTTGTATGCTGACTATCATCAGCTTCGCCAGCGAGAAATTGCTACCCACGAAAAAGAAAAAAGCCTTTGCGAACGAGAGGTTGCCTTGCGTATCAGTAAAGTCGAGTTGGATAAGATATAG
- the radC gene encoding RadC family protein has translation MERNDELHLNLLPREKLLAYGAVSLTDAELLAIFLRTGSRGIPVVQMAEYLLKSFGSLYHLLSADYDDFCAHKGMGRCKYVQLQAISELAKRFFSSQFIHEDVMSSPTITQNYLQDLLSWQDREIFVVLFLTNQNKVICHDEMFKGTINKVEVHPREIVKQAVKVNAASIILAHNHPSGNPEPSLADKLVTEKIINACDLVGVKVLDHIVIGKQSCVSFMERGWI, from the coding sequence ATGGAAAGAAACGATGAATTGCATTTGAATCTTCTTCCCCGTGAGAAATTGTTGGCTTATGGTGCTGTTTCCCTAACAGACGCGGAGTTATTGGCTATCTTTTTACGTACAGGTTCCAGGGGCATTCCTGTCGTACAAATGGCAGAATACTTACTGAAATCATTTGGTTCGCTTTATCACCTTCTATCCGCGGATTACGATGACTTTTGTGCACATAAAGGCATGGGGAGATGTAAGTATGTCCAATTGCAGGCGATATCTGAATTGGCAAAACGGTTTTTCTCCAGTCAATTTATCCATGAAGATGTTATGAGCAGCCCCACGATAACTCAGAATTATTTGCAGGATTTATTATCCTGGCAAGATCGGGAGATATTTGTGGTGCTGTTTTTAACTAACCAAAATAAAGTCATCTGCCATGATGAAATGTTTAAAGGAACGATAAACAAAGTTGAAGTTCACCCGCGTGAAATTGTGAAACAGGCGGTTAAAGTCAATGCTGCATCAATTATTCTTGCTCATAATCACCCTTCCGGCAATCCAGAACCTAGCCTGGCAGATAAATTGGTGACAGAAAAAATTATTAACGCGTGTGACTTGGTTGGCGTTAAGGTTTTGGATCATATCGTTATTGGCAAGCAATCTTGTGTCTCATTTATGGAAAGAGGTTGGATTTAA
- a CDS encoding glycosyltransferase family 4 protein → MVRKTLNILHTESSCGWGGQEIRILTESQGMIQRGHRVVIVCCPTSTLYREAHHYGVPVVALPIEKKRLSCLRAMRHWLKTEGRQFDVINTHSSTDSWLVAAACATLRGMPPIVRTRHVSTHVSKSIATRWLYLHAGQHIVTTGEKLRQYLHVHNNYPLSHMTSVPTGIDLSRFHPESKSLSRQRIGIKDKPTLGIVATMRTWKGHRYLLDSWKILHQRYPDWQLLFVGDGPQRKNLEPRVQQEGLAESVIFLGNRQDVPDCLNAMDIFALPSFGNEGVPQGIMQAMACGLPVVSTSVGAITEAVIDGDTGYIIEPRNVEQLTEKLDLLMHDAELRLQMGEASLRRAIHLFGMDNMLEKMESIFYSSMENKR, encoded by the coding sequence ATGGTTAGAAAGACTTTGAATATCTTACATACAGAATCATCGTGTGGTTGGGGAGGGCAGGAAATTCGTATCCTGACAGAGTCTCAAGGCATGATACAGCGTGGACACCGTGTGGTTATCGTTTGTTGTCCAACTTCAACCCTTTACCGTGAAGCTCATCACTATGGTGTGCCTGTTGTTGCGCTCCCAATTGAAAAAAAACGTCTTTCTTGTCTTCGGGCAATGCGTCACTGGCTAAAAACAGAAGGTCGCCAGTTCGATGTCATCAATACTCATAGCTCTACTGATTCTTGGCTGGTGGCGGCAGCATGTGCCACATTAAGAGGTATGCCTCCGATAGTCCGAACTCGCCATGTTTCAACCCATGTTTCAAAATCCATTGCGACTCGTTGGCTGTATTTGCACGCAGGTCAGCATATTGTGACAACTGGGGAAAAACTACGCCAATATTTGCATGTACATAATAACTATCCGCTATCTCATATGACCTCTGTGCCGACAGGGATCGATTTGTCCCGTTTTCATCCTGAAAGTAAGTCCTTAAGTCGTCAGCGTATTGGCATCAAAGACAAACCAACACTGGGTATTGTTGCCACAATGAGAACGTGGAAAGGCCATCGTTACCTGCTTGATAGTTGGAAAATTCTCCATCAGCGTTATCCTGATTGGCAATTGCTGTTTGTGGGAGATGGCCCCCAAAGAAAGAATTTAGAGCCGCGAGTTCAACAGGAAGGGTTGGCAGAGAGTGTCATCTTTCTTGGTAATCGTCAGGATGTTCCTGATTGTTTAAATGCGATGGATATCTTTGCTCTGCCTTCGTTTGGTAATGAAGGTGTACCTCAAGGCATCATGCAGGCAATGGCGTGTGGATTACCTGTCGTCTCTACATCGGTGGGCGCGATTACAGAAGCTGTAATTGATGGCGATACAGGGTATATTATCGAACCTAGAAATGTCGAACAATTAACAGAAAAGTTAGATTTATTAATGCATGATGCAGAGCTACGTTTACAAATGGGAGAGGCTTCATTGCGACGAGCAATTCACTTATTTGGCATGGATAATATGTTAGAAAAAATGGAGTCTATTTTTTATTCCAGTATGGAAAACAAGCGGTAA
- a CDS encoding glycosyltransferase family 9 protein: MQPQNILIINIARFGDTLLITPVIRALKEKWPEANIDIFVHKKTKEILENIDLINQLKGFSKGKAKWCGWFSRRHYDLALVYGQDKSLLQYAKRVANLAVYFSDISGKKSNEYAIARPRELMPAQQERALLIDSLGVEVSNWRLQYNVSPHEAEYARNFLQRQGIERQLRIGFQLQSFPAKAYRDWPVEHFYELAQRIYRDYPHAHILLLGSKESEDNARMLAEKLGTNRCSSLAGKTTMRQNAAIMSQLNLYVGVDTGTTHLAGALGIPMVALYHSFHPGRFLAPQQHPKLVVIEHPVDYRQATRQDTMSAISVDQVWHSVQYLLKNE; the protein is encoded by the coding sequence ATGCAACCCCAAAATATTCTAATCATCAATATTGCCCGTTTTGGTGACACTTTGCTAATAACTCCGGTTATTCGTGCCCTGAAAGAAAAATGGCCGGAGGCAAATATTGATATATTTGTGCATAAAAAAACGAAAGAAATCCTTGAAAATATCGATTTAATTAATCAATTGAAAGGGTTTTCAAAAGGCAAGGCTAAATGGTGTGGCTGGTTTTCTCGTCGGCATTATGATCTGGCATTAGTTTATGGTCAGGATAAATCCTTATTGCAGTATGCTAAACGTGTAGCAAACTTGGCCGTTTATTTTTCGGATATCTCTGGTAAAAAATCAAATGAGTATGCTATAGCAAGGCCCAGAGAACTTATGCCTGCCCAACAGGAAAGGGCGTTGTTAATTGATTCACTTGGGGTTGAAGTGAGTAATTGGCGTTTGCAGTATAATGTAAGCCCGCATGAAGCGGAGTACGCCAGAAATTTTCTTCAGCGGCAAGGGATAGAACGACAATTAAGAATAGGTTTTCAATTACAGAGTTTTCCTGCAAAGGCCTATCGTGATTGGCCGGTAGAACATTTTTACGAATTAGCCCAACGTATTTATCGAGATTATCCGCATGCGCATATTTTGCTGTTAGGCAGTAAAGAGAGTGAAGACAATGCGCGAATGCTGGCTGAGAAATTGGGCACAAACAGATGCTCATCATTGGCGGGTAAGACTACGATGCGGCAAAACGCGGCAATCATGAGTCAACTTAATTTGTATGTGGGCGTTGATACGGGAACAACTCATCTGGCTGGGGCCTTGGGAATACCAATGGTTGCTTTGTATCATAGTTTTCACCCAGGGCGTTTTCTCGCACCTCAACAACATCCAAAATTAGTGGTTATTGAACATCCTGTAGATTATCGACAGGCAACGCGTCAAGATACAATGTCAGCAATATCGGTAGATCAAGTCTGGCATTCTGTTCAGTACTTGCTGAAAAATGAATGA
- a CDS encoding YicC/YloC family endoribonuclease — protein sequence MIRSMTAFARRDIRGDWGNAAWELRSVNQRYLETYIRLPEQFRSLEPVIRERIRSRLTRGKVECNLRFELDTFAQNSLILNEKLAKQLVQAASWVKQQSNEGEINPVDILRWPGVMSAEEQDLDAISAQLLAELDLTLDSFIQSRETEGQALKTLIEQRLDAVTVEVAKVREQMPAILQWQRERLQTKLEEAQIQLDNNRLEQELILLAQRIDVAEELDRLDAHVKETRNILKKKEAVGRRLDFMMQEFNRESNTLASKSINADVTNSAIELKVLIEQMREQIQNIE from the coding sequence ATGATCCGTAGTATGACTGCTTTTGCACGGAGAGATATCAGGGGAGATTGGGGAAATGCAGCGTGGGAACTGCGTTCTGTCAATCAGCGTTACTTGGAAACCTATATTCGCCTGCCAGAGCAATTCAGGAGCCTTGAACCGGTCATCCGCGAACGCATTCGTTCCCGCCTGACGCGCGGCAAAGTGGAATGTAACTTGCGTTTTGAGTTAGATACCTTTGCTCAGAATTCCCTGATCCTGAATGAAAAGCTGGCAAAACAACTGGTTCAAGCAGCAAGCTGGGTTAAACAGCAGAGTAATGAAGGTGAAATTAATCCGGTAGATATCTTACGCTGGCCGGGTGTGATGTCTGCCGAAGAGCAAGATTTAGACGCTATTAGTGCACAATTGTTAGCGGAATTAGATCTGACGCTGGATTCTTTTATCCAGAGTCGTGAAACCGAAGGACAAGCACTCAAGACTCTGATTGAACAGCGTTTGGATGCGGTAACTGTGGAAGTGGCTAAAGTCCGAGAACAAATGCCGGCAATTCTGCAATGGCAGCGTGAGCGCTTACAGACCAAGCTGGAAGAAGCACAAATTCAGTTAGATAATAATCGCCTTGAGCAAGAGCTAATTTTATTAGCCCAGCGTATTGATGTAGCAGAAGAGTTGGATCGTCTGGATGCCCATGTCAAAGAAACACGTAATATTCTGAAGAAAAAAGAAGCCGTCGGCCGCCGACTGGATTTTATGATGCAGGAATTTAACCGCGAATCGAATACACTGGCTTCAAAATCAATTAATGCGGATGTGACAAATTCTGCAATTGAGTTGAAGGTACTGATTGAGCAGATGCGCGAGCAGATTCAAAATATTGAATAA
- a CDS encoding tyrosine-type recombinase/integrase produces the protein MPKLTDKQIRAWIKSGERFEGRADGNGLYLCYRENYQHPVWRFRYKFAGKRRAVLIGSYIDLSLTKARELTKELSARVSLGYDVAMEKQERKAEALAKIDAEKNAIKVSDLAAEYFERQILPRWKHPDILRRRIDKDINPRIGNMKLEDVKPRHIDEMLKSIVDRGAPTMATDVLRWLRRMFDYAIKRQMIDINPCSAFEVADAGGKEVSRDRWLTREELIIVLRTFRTSTISRQNEISFKILLALCLRKMELCGARWEEFNFKKAVWHFPAERSKNGDAVDIPLCPQVIEWFMELKAMACGSKYVLPARKMQHRMIPHIQESTLPVALAKVRRELPPDIPNFTIHDFRRTARTHLAALGVDPFVAERCLNHRIKGVEGIYNRHDYFDERKAALAQWCDLLIMLEKGEDYNVTPIKQIKRKFV, from the coding sequence ATGCCAAAGCTCACAGATAAACAAATAAGGGCATGGATAAAGTCGGGTGAACGGTTCGAGGGTAGAGCTGACGGCAACGGCTTATATTTATGCTATAGAGAAAACTATCAGCACCCTGTCTGGAGATTTAGATATAAATTTGCCGGAAAGCGTCGTGCTGTCCTGATAGGCTCATACATTGATCTATCACTAACCAAAGCGCGCGAACTAACTAAAGAGCTATCAGCCAGAGTTTCTTTGGGTTATGACGTTGCTATGGAAAAACAAGAGCGTAAGGCCGAAGCACTGGCAAAGATTGACGCCGAAAAGAACGCTATAAAGGTATCAGACTTAGCGGCTGAATATTTTGAGCGCCAGATACTACCACGCTGGAAACACCCCGACATACTCCGCAGGCGGATAGATAAAGACATTAACCCTCGCATCGGCAATATGAAGCTGGAGGATGTGAAGCCCCGTCATATTGATGAAATGCTAAAGAGCATTGTAGACAGAGGCGCACCCACTATGGCGACCGATGTTCTACGATGGTTAAGACGCATGTTTGATTATGCCATTAAGCGACAGATGATAGATATTAACCCCTGTTCAGCTTTCGAGGTTGCGGACGCTGGTGGGAAAGAAGTATCACGCGATAGATGGCTAACCAGAGAAGAATTAATCATTGTGCTGAGGACATTTAGAACGTCTACAATCAGTCGCCAGAATGAAATCAGCTTTAAGATACTACTTGCCCTATGCTTACGGAAAATGGAGCTATGCGGCGCACGATGGGAAGAATTCAACTTCAAAAAAGCTGTCTGGCATTTTCCGGCAGAACGCAGCAAGAACGGCGATGCGGTAGACATTCCACTGTGTCCACAGGTTATAGAGTGGTTCATGGAATTAAAGGCTATGGCCTGTGGTAGTAAGTACGTTCTACCAGCAAGAAAAATGCAACACCGCATGATCCCACATATTCAGGAAAGCACTCTACCCGTTGCGCTTGCCAAAGTAAGACGAGAACTGCCGCCAGATATACCTAATTTCACTATTCACGACTTTAGACGAACCGCCAGAACCCACTTAGCCGCGTTAGGTGTTGATCCCTTTGTGGCTGAACGTTGCCTAAATCATCGCATAAAAGGCGTTGAGGGCATTTATAACAGGCATGATTATTTTGATGAACGTAAAGCCGCGTTAGCTCAATGGTGTGATTTGCTGATAATGCTGGAGAAAGGTGAAGATTACAACGTGACTCCAATAAAACAAATTAAAAGGAAATTTGTATGA
- the rpmG gene encoding 50S ribosomal protein L33, producing the protein MAKGIRDKIKLVSSAGTGHFYTTTKNKRTMPEKLEMKKFDPVVRQHVMYKEAKIK; encoded by the coding sequence ATGGCTAAAGGTATTCGCGATAAAATCAAGCTAGTTTCTTCCGCTGGTACAGGTCACTTCTATACCACTACGAAGAACAAGCGTACTATGCCTGAAAAACTGGAAATGAAAAAATTCGATCCAGTTGTTCGTCAGCATGTTATGTACAAAGAAGCTAAAATTAAATAA
- a CDS encoding type II toxin-antitoxin system HicA family toxin, protein MSSTELIKRLMADGWVKMRQDGSHVTLAKQGVREIITVPHPRKDSSKGILRQAQKNSGLKLL, encoded by the coding sequence ATGAGTAGTACAGAGTTAATCAAACGCCTAATGGCTGACGGTTGGGTAAAGATGCGGCAAGACGGGAGTCATGTCACGCTAGCCAAACAGGGAGTCAGAGAAATAATCACCGTACCGCATCCGAGAAAAGATTCGTCAAAGGGGATTCTTCGACAGGCACAGAAAAATTCAGGATTGAAGTTGTTGTAA
- the rpmB gene encoding 50S ribosomal protein L28 yields MSRVCQVTGKRPVSGNNRSHALNATKRRFLPNLHSHRFWVESEKRFVTLRVSAKGMRVIDKKGIDTVLAELRARGEKY; encoded by the coding sequence ATGTCCCGAGTCTGCCAAGTTACTGGCAAGCGTCCGGTGAGTGGTAACAACCGCTCCCACGCATTAAATGCGACTAAGCGTCGTTTTCTGCCTAACCTGCACTCTCATCGTTTCTGGGTTGAGTCTGAGAAACGTTTTGTAACTCTGCGTGTATCTGCTAAAGGTATGCGTGTGATTGACAAAAAAGGCATCGACACAGTTCTGGCCGAACTGCGTGCCCGTGGTGAGAAGTACTAA
- a CDS encoding type II toxin-antitoxin system HicB family antitoxin, with product MIYPLFIFKTEEGFDGYFPDADGCFFAGNTLEETIRDAESAFGQHMEVLTEQGGYVPAPKDPSEYINDPRLTEDGGMIALIELDPAKYESKAIKFNLTMPGNLLTAIDRYIERNGHYKNRSAFLAELARKEIAHP from the coding sequence ATGATTTATCCGCTCTTTATCTTTAAAACAGAAGAGGGCTTTGACGGTTACTTTCCTGATGCTGACGGCTGCTTTTTCGCTGGCAACACTTTAGAAGAAACTATCCGTGATGCTGAAAGCGCGTTCGGGCAGCATATGGAGGTATTGACGGAACAAGGCGGGTATGTCCCCGCGCCGAAAGATCCCTCAGAGTACATCAATGACCCCCGCTTAACGGAAGATGGAGGAATGATTGCACTGATTGAGCTAGACCCTGCGAAATATGAATCTAAGGCTATCAAGTTTAATCTGACGATGCCTGGCAATTTGTTAACCGCGATAGACCGCTATATTGAGCGAAACGGTCACTATAAGAACCGTTCGGCTTTTCTGGCGGAATTAGCACGTAAAGAAATTGCTCACCCCTAA
- the pyrE gene encoding orotate phosphoribosyltransferase, whose protein sequence is MKAYQREFIELALEKQVLKFGEFTLKSGRKSPYFFNAGLFNTGRDLALIGRFYAAALLDSGIKCDLLFGPAYKGIPIATTTAVALAEHHDIDMPYCFNRKEAKDHGEGGSLVGSPLQGNVVVVDDVITAGTAIRESMEIIKQHGATLSGVILCLDRQERGRETLSAIQEVERDYHCQVFSIITLNDLVSYLRENPEMQPHLEAVEAYRKEYGI, encoded by the coding sequence ATGAAAGCCTATCAGCGCGAATTTATTGAGCTGGCACTGGAAAAGCAGGTGCTGAAATTTGGCGAATTTACGCTGAAATCTGGTCGCAAAAGCCCGTACTTTTTTAATGCGGGCCTGTTTAATACCGGACGTGACTTGGCGTTGATTGGTCGTTTCTATGCAGCAGCGTTGCTAGATAGCGGAATTAAGTGCGATTTGCTGTTCGGACCGGCTTATAAGGGGATCCCGATTGCAACAACTACCGCAGTAGCATTGGCTGAACATCATGATATCGATATGCCTTATTGCTTTAACCGCAAAGAAGCTAAAGATCATGGTGAAGGTGGATCGCTGGTTGGAAGTCCTCTGCAAGGCAATGTTGTGGTTGTGGATGATGTCATTACCGCAGGTACGGCGATTCGTGAGTCGATGGAAATCATTAAGCAGCACGGAGCAACATTATCCGGTGTGATTTTGTGTCTGGACCGTCAGGAACGTGGGCGTGAAACACTTTCAGCGATTCAAGAAGTTGAACGTGACTACCATTGCCAAGTCTTTTCCATCATTACCTTGAATGACTTGGTGAGTTACTTGCGAGAAAATCCAGAGATGCAACCTCATCTGGAAGCAGTAGAAGCTTATCGCAAAGAATATGGTATTTGA
- the slmA gene encoding nucleoid occlusion factor SlmA, translating into MAEKERTKKKNRREEILQALAHMLESSDGSQRITTAKLAANVGVSEAALYRHFPSKTRMFDSLIEFIEDSLISRINLILQDEKDTITRIRLILVLLLGFAERNPGLTRIMTGHALMFEQDRLQNRINQLFERIEMQLRQILKERKIRDGRGFAYDESVLASQLLAFCEGMLSRFVRSEFRYRPTTEFEVRWPLILTQLQ; encoded by the coding sequence ATGGCAGAAAAAGAACGTACAAAAAAGAAAAATAGACGTGAGGAAATCTTGCAGGCACTGGCACATATGCTGGAATCCAGTGATGGCAGCCAACGCATTACTACTGCAAAACTTGCCGCAAACGTTGGTGTTTCGGAAGCAGCCCTTTACCGTCATTTTCCGAGCAAAACCCGGATGTTTGATAGCTTGATTGAGTTTATTGAAGATTCTTTAATTTCACGCATCAATCTGATCCTGCAAGATGAAAAAGACACCATCACACGCATTCGGTTAATCCTCGTCCTGCTTTTGGGTTTTGCAGAACGGAATCCGGGGCTGACCCGTATTATGACCGGCCATGCTCTAATGTTCGAACAAGACAGATTGCAAAATCGCATCAACCAGCTATTTGAGCGAATTGAAATGCAACTTCGCCAAATTTTAAAAGAAAGAAAAATTCGTGACGGGCGAGGATTCGCTTATGACGAATCTGTGTTGGCATCACAGTTACTGGCATTTTGTGAAGGGATGCTCTCCCGTTTTGTTCGCTCTGAATTTCGCTATCGTCCGACAACGGAATTTGAAGTACGCTGGCCATTGATATTGACCCAACTGCAATAA
- the coaBC gene encoding bifunctional phosphopantothenoylcysteine decarboxylase/phosphopantothenate--cysteine ligase CoaBC, whose product MTGFSGKQLSGKQIVLGISGGIAAYKTAELVRRLRDRGALVRVVMTPAAEAFITPLTLQAVSGYPVSDDLLDPAAEAAMGHIELAKWADLIILAPATADLLARLAAGMANDLVTTICLASAAPIAVSPAMNQQMYRAQATQHNLQVLKERNVLIWGPDEGSQACGDVGPGRMLEPMTIVERTMQHFNTEPNLSGLHIAITAGPTREALDPVRFISNHSSGKMGFSIAQAAAERGAEVTLITGPVNLPTPQGVKRIDVNSALEMYEQAQATATSQHIFIGCAAVSDYRFKQISTEKIKKQGDEIIFTLVKNPDIVASVAAMERNRPFVVGFAAETQNVEEYARGKLKQKNLDLICANDVSLAGHGFNSDTNALHLFWHDGSVQLPHSGKLQLSHRLLDEILKRYDEKNRR is encoded by the coding sequence ATGACAGGATTTTCTGGTAAACAACTTTCTGGTAAACAGATAGTCCTTGGAATCAGCGGAGGGATCGCCGCTTACAAAACTGCTGAATTAGTGCGTCGTTTGCGTGATCGTGGTGCCCTGGTACGCGTTGTCATGACTCCGGCAGCCGAAGCTTTCATCACTCCACTAACCTTACAGGCAGTATCTGGCTATCCAGTCTCAGATGACCTTCTAGACCCTGCAGCCGAAGCCGCCATGGGGCATATCGAACTGGCAAAATGGGCTGATTTAATTATTCTCGCACCCGCTACTGCTGATCTGCTGGCGCGTCTGGCTGCAGGTATGGCGAATGATTTAGTCACCACAATCTGCCTGGCTTCCGCTGCACCTATTGCTGTTTCCCCCGCAATGAACCAACAGATGTACCGAGCACAGGCCACCCAGCATAACCTGCAGGTACTTAAAGAGCGTAACGTATTAATTTGGGGGCCAGATGAAGGCAGCCAGGCATGTGGTGATGTCGGGCCAGGGAGAATGTTGGAACCAATGACTATCGTCGAACGGACAATGCAACATTTCAACACCGAGCCAAATCTTTCTGGTCTGCACATCGCTATTACCGCAGGACCAACCCGTGAAGCCTTGGACCCTGTCCGTTTCATCAGCAATCACAGCTCCGGTAAAATGGGGTTTTCCATTGCACAAGCCGCGGCAGAGCGTGGCGCTGAGGTGACATTAATTACCGGCCCCGTTAATTTACCCACACCACAAGGCGTTAAACGTATTGATGTCAATAGTGCATTGGAAATGTATGAACAGGCTCAAGCTACGGCAACCTCACAGCATATCTTTATCGGTTGCGCTGCCGTGTCTGACTATCGTTTCAAGCAAATCTCAACAGAGAAAATCAAAAAGCAGGGTGATGAAATCATATTTACACTGGTGAAAAATCCTGACATTGTAGCGAGCGTTGCGGCCATGGAAAGAAATCGTCCCTTTGTCGTTGGATTTGCAGCCGAAACCCAGAATGTGGAAGAATACGCCCGCGGAAAACTCAAGCAGAAGAATCTGGACTTGATTTGCGCAAATGATGTATCCCTGGCCGGACACGGTTTCAACAGTGATACTAACGCATTACATCTATTCTGGCATGATGGTAGTGTTCAGTTACCCCACAGTGGTAAATTGCAACTCAGCCACCGCTTATTAGACGAGATACTCAAACGCTATGATGAAAAAAATCGACGTTAA